In one window of Musa acuminata AAA Group cultivar baxijiao chromosome BXJ3-2, Cavendish_Baxijiao_AAA, whole genome shotgun sequence DNA:
- the LOC108951169 gene encoding protein BCCIP homolog isoform X1, with product MGHRQRPEKRRRLSRPRPFLGFSSFARSLLFSHSAPSPDPSASSKPEDGIVELKPPSEIERVESEQEDDEEAELEMMQADFGFFDPKPGDFNGVKLLLRNYLDDKQWDLSGFVDLILEQTTVGTVVKLDEHDEARDGNGDDDDDAGPFALISALNLARYEGHKCMKEFKEYLLHVCPDEGLRKRLKPFLEEKVSDVGLLVSQRFVNCPYQLVPPLYDALFDEVSWATEDEPTKELQDFFRFKYYLLVTRIFEDKNANQRKAKVNGDSSGPIIYIKPEDEIFQELSLLSFTFRLHAEQLAPRELKNYREKGLVMVVIADEVPKFREKLKSLFTES from the exons ATGGGCCATCGCCAGCGACCCGAGAAGCGGCGCCGCCTATCGAGGCCCCGGCCCTTTCTCGGCTTCTCCTCTTTCGCCCGCTCTCTCCTCTTCTCCCACTCCGCCCCCTCTCCCGACCCCTCGGCCTCTTCCAAACCCGAAG ATGGAATCGTCGAGCTGAAACCGCCCAGCGAGATAGAACGGGTTGAGTCCGAGCAAGAGGACGACGAGGAAGCAGAA CTTGAGATGATGCAAGCCGATTTCGGTTTCTTCGACCCTAAGCCCGGGGATTTCAATGGAGTGAAGCTCCTTCTCCGGAATTACCTCGACGATAAACAGTGGGATCTCAGTGGCTTTGTAGATTTGATCTTGGAGCAGACGACGGTCGGAACTGTCGTTAAATTGGACGAACATGACGAAGCGAGAGACGGGAACggggatgatgatgacgacgctgGCCCTTTTGCTCTAATCAGTGCTCTTAATTTGGCGAGATATGAG GGCCataaatgcatgaaagagttcaaagaGTATCTACTGCATGTATGCCCTGATGAGGGCTTAAGGAAGAGGCTGAAACCATTTTTGGAAGAAAAAGTGAGTGACGTGGGACTTTTGGTTTCTCAGCGCTTCGTAAACTGCCCCTACCAATTAGTGCCTCCATTATATGATGCATTATTTGATGAGGTCTCATGGGCAACAGAGGACGAG CCCACAAAGGAGCTTCAGGATTTCTTCCGCTTCAAGTATTATTTACTGGTTACCAGAATCTTTGAG GATAAAAATGCCAATCAACGGAAGGCAAAAGTTAACGGTGATTCCAGTGGCCCCATAATTTATATCAAACCGGAGGATGAGATTTTCCAAGAG TTGAGCTTACTCTCTTTTACTTTTCGTTTGCATGCTGAGCAGTTGGCTCCACGAGAG
- the LOC108951169 gene encoding protein BCCIP homolog isoform X2, with protein sequence MGHRQRPEKRRRLSRPRPFLGFSSFARSLLFSHSAPSPDPSASSKPEDGIVELKPPSEIERVESEQEDDEEAELEMMQADFGFFDPKPGDFNGVKLLLRNYLDDKQWDLSGFVDLILEQTTVGTVVKLDEHDEARDGNGDDDDDAGPFALISALNLARYEGHKCMKEFKEYLLHVCPDEGLRKRLKPFLEEKVSDVGLLVSQRFVNCPYQLVPPLYDALFDEVSWATEDEPTKELQDFFRFKYYLLVTRIFEDKNANQRKAKVNGDSSGPIIYIKPEDEIFQELAPRELKNYREKGLVMVVIADEVPKFREKLKSLFTES encoded by the exons ATGGGCCATCGCCAGCGACCCGAGAAGCGGCGCCGCCTATCGAGGCCCCGGCCCTTTCTCGGCTTCTCCTCTTTCGCCCGCTCTCTCCTCTTCTCCCACTCCGCCCCCTCTCCCGACCCCTCGGCCTCTTCCAAACCCGAAG ATGGAATCGTCGAGCTGAAACCGCCCAGCGAGATAGAACGGGTTGAGTCCGAGCAAGAGGACGACGAGGAAGCAGAA CTTGAGATGATGCAAGCCGATTTCGGTTTCTTCGACCCTAAGCCCGGGGATTTCAATGGAGTGAAGCTCCTTCTCCGGAATTACCTCGACGATAAACAGTGGGATCTCAGTGGCTTTGTAGATTTGATCTTGGAGCAGACGACGGTCGGAACTGTCGTTAAATTGGACGAACATGACGAAGCGAGAGACGGGAACggggatgatgatgacgacgctgGCCCTTTTGCTCTAATCAGTGCTCTTAATTTGGCGAGATATGAG GGCCataaatgcatgaaagagttcaaagaGTATCTACTGCATGTATGCCCTGATGAGGGCTTAAGGAAGAGGCTGAAACCATTTTTGGAAGAAAAAGTGAGTGACGTGGGACTTTTGGTTTCTCAGCGCTTCGTAAACTGCCCCTACCAATTAGTGCCTCCATTATATGATGCATTATTTGATGAGGTCTCATGGGCAACAGAGGACGAG CCCACAAAGGAGCTTCAGGATTTCTTCCGCTTCAAGTATTATTTACTGGTTACCAGAATCTTTGAG GATAAAAATGCCAATCAACGGAAGGCAAAAGTTAACGGTGATTCCAGTGGCCCCATAATTTATATCAAACCGGAGGATGAGATTTTCCAAGAG TTGGCTCCACGAGAG